The following DNA comes from Equus caballus isolate H_3958 breed thoroughbred chromosome 15, TB-T2T, whole genome shotgun sequence.
GAACGTGCTGGTCACATGAGGGTGGGGGTAGGATTATCTGAATAGGATCGGAGCTACTGACTTGTGCATGCCCCGCCTCACAACCTCTGGGGGTGCCGCCCTCAGCATAGCACTCACCTTGTAATCTAATTTGTCCTCTTGTCCAAACCCCCTTTTAGATGTCAGTTCCTTGCAGGCACAGATTTATTGGGccttgtcttgttttttaatatatttctagtGTTTAGCATAGGATTTAGCATTTAGAAAGCATAAGTAATCACTGTTTGGATGGATGAAGGATGGATGGTGAATGAAAGGGTAGGCAGGTGGCAGATAGGAAGAGAATTAGAAAGGTAACGAAGCAACGGATTTAAATGTAAAGTGTAAGAATTTAGATGTGAAATGATGGGCTAGAGGAAACCATCGTAGGCACTTGAGCTGGGCAACAAAGTGAGTCTTCTGTAGTATGGGTTTTTCCTTAAGATGAATAGCAGAATTCTTACATCGAAATGGAGCATAAGTAGCTGTGGGAATGGTTAAAAACTGGATTCAAAAATACAGATTAGTAAATTTACTAATACGAAAATATAGAACAGTAACCTAATACAAATAATTGCTTATCCCCCATGGAGATGAATTCAGTGCATTAGCCTACTGTAACACATCTGATGCCATTTTAACAGGTCTCGTTTGGCTATTTCCATGGAGTGAAGTAAAACTCAACAGTACGAAGCATGGCCTGCGACTGGGTAAGAGCCACGCACTTTTGGGCAAGACGGACCGTGAGGTGCAGGAAGCAGCCACCCGCCGTGGGACCACAGTGAGTGGGAAGCCTGCCCGGCTGCCCTGGATGGAAGTCGTGTCAACGTTGCGGGACATGAAGAGCCTGATCGTTTCTGAAATGTGGGACATATTTCTCGTGCGCTTGCTGATGGGGGTGGCGGTCATGCTGTACTACAGTAACTTTGTCTTGGCCCTCGAGGAGCGCTTTGGGGTGAGGCCCAAGACGACGGGCTACCTCATCAGTTACAGCAGCGCCCTGGGGGCCCTGGCTGGCTTCACCCTGGGGCCCATCCTGCGTCTGTACAAGCACAATTCCCACGCAGTCCTGCTGCACTCCAGCGTGCTCACCTTCACGCTGCTGTTGCTCTACTCAACGGCCCACACCATGGGCATTGTCGTCTTCTCCTCCACGCTCCTGTCCTTCTCCACTGCCATTGGCAGGACTTGCATCACGGACCTCCAGCTGACCGTGGGCGGGGCCCAGGCCAGTGGCACCCTCATCGGCATGGGGCAGTCTGTGACGGCCGTGGGCCGGGTCATCGCCCCCCTCCTCTCGGGAGTGGCCCAGGAGGTTAGCCCTTGTGGCCCTCCCAGCCTGGGGGCTGCCTTAGCCTTGGTGGCTATTATCGTAATGTCAGTAAGCAGACCTCGCTGTGGTGGTGATGGGAGTGATAAATTAAAAAGTGAGTAGACTGGATTTGGACAACACAAGGCATCAATCTGAGTGTTGGTGAGGGACAGAGGCTGTGGTGAGAGCGTGCTTTGGGGAGGGCAGGTGGTGTCAGTGAAATCACTTCCTTCCGGGTGGGTGTCCTTTGTTGGTCACGTCCAGGTCAGCCCTCAGCTCTGCATTTAGGCCTGTGCGATGATCAGGAAGTCACAACGGCCCGGAGGAAGATTAGGATTGCAGCAAAGCTTCGCCAAAGGGGAAGGTATTTTATGTCTACCTGAGAGTCTCCTCTTCCCACCTGGGCCGCTGAGGTTAAAATTTTCAAGGGGAAAAAGCTGCCAGCTGCAGGGTAGGGAAACAGTGGTGGGATGACAGAACGTGATATATATGCAAGAGGAGACCACAAGGATTTCCCAACTAGGTAAGGATAGGGTAACAGTTAATAAAATGTCAACCAGCTGGGACACGGGTTTCCTGTTCAATTCCATAAGCTAAGAGGGAGCTTTTCTGCTGTCAGAATCCTAGAGCTTGAAGAAGCTGCCTTATTAAACCCAGCCTGTTGCTTTCACAAGTCCTAACAAGGTTATGAATGGTTCCACCTGGGCAGCTGGTTAAAAATCAGATGCGCGGCCTCACGCCTGAGCCTGAGTCCGTGGGCCTCCGTGAGGCCAGAAATCTAGTGTATTTCGTAAGCGCCACTTCCATGGAGGTAGAAAAAGGGAGATTCTGAGACGTACTAGTTTTGATTAAAGCAAAAGCCAGAGACTTGATTGTTTTTGTTGATAGCTAACTCAGTTTGAACTGTCTGTTAAAATTATGCACAGTGTGTTACATTTTCCCCAGCTCTTAGCAGTTATACCTCGTAACAGGAGAAGCAGGTTCCTGGGGCCTGCTCCCTGTGTCCATTCGCTCTGAGGCCACAGGCTGCGAGGAGCTGAGCTTGTCAGTCTGAGCCCATCTGCCGGGGTGTTGGGCCTGATGATCTGCTCCCAGAAGCCGGCGCTCCTTCGGGCGGCAGCAGCCTGGGGGTGATGGGACCCAGTGGAGAAGCCAAAGCGCAGGAGTGCTTTTAAGATGAACATTTCATGCAGAGTAAGGGGGAGAGTCAGGGGTCATACGACATCAGTGGCAACTTATTCGACAGTGTCGTGTGTTGAAAATCGTTTCCTTTATCTCACTTCACTGTCACACCTGCAAACAGAAGAGCCATGTCATCTACAGGGAAGTGTTTTGGGCCTTGTCCTGGGCCTGAATTGCCACTCCAGAAGCAGCCCCGAGGGGCCAGCCGAGGGCAGCACCGGCTCGCAGGGAGGACGTGCAGGGTACTTGCTGGCTGTTTGGATGACAAttactaataaaaattatttagggGCTCCCTCTCTTTTCCCCACGCAGATGACCAATGCCCAGATTCTTTCAGTCCTCTAATGAGTCCACTGGGATATCATTCCTGTTTCCAACCTAA
Coding sequences within:
- the MFSD9 gene encoding major facilitator superfamily domain-containing protein 9 isoform X3; this translates as MQITMDYTHLPFDRLLVYCTMQDLFGVSMVVPLLSLHVKSLGASPTVAGVVGSSYGILQLFSSAVVGHIWGHFHGGGDFAVSQTLAVPCFPQGCWSDVVGRRSSLLACILLSALGYLILGASTSVFLFALARVPVGIFKHTLSISRALLSDLVAEKERPLVIGRFNTASSVGFILGPMVGGYLTELDDGFYLTAFICFSVFILNAGLVWLFPWSEVKLNSTKHGLRLGKSHALLGKTDREVQEAATRRGTTVSGKPARLPWMEVVSTLRDMKSLIVSEMWDIFLVRLLMGVAVMLYYSNFVLALEERFGVRPKTTGYLISYSSALGALAGFTLGPILRLYKHNSHAVLLHSSVLTFTLLLLYSTAHTMGIVVFSSTLLSFSTAIGRTCITDLQLTVGGAQASGTLIGMGQSVTAVGRVIAPLLSGVAQEVSPCGPPSLGAALALVAIIVMSVSRPRCGGDGSDKLKSE
- the MFSD9 gene encoding major facilitator superfamily domain-containing protein 9 isoform X1, with the translated sequence MELGRRRDLGSALGLAPAPAKPGQEPRPGAGAGAGAGAGAPGAVRARRFVLCLYLVGFLDLFGVSMVVPLLSLHVKSLGASPTVAGVVGSSYGILQLFSSAVVGHIWGHFHGGGDFAVSQTLAVPCFPQGCWSDVVGRRSSLLACILLSALGYLILGASTSVFLFALARVPVEKERPLVIGRFNTASSVGFILGPMVGGYLTELDDGFYLTAFICFSVFILNAGLVWLFPWSEVKLNSTKHGLRLGKSHALLGKTDREVQEAATRRGTTVSGKPARLPWMEVVSTLRDMKSLIVSEMWDIFLVRLLMGVAVMLYYSNFVLALEERFGVRPKTTGYLISYSSALGALAGFTLGPILRLYKHNSHAVLLHSSVLTFTLLLLYSTAHTMGIVVFSSTLLSFSTAIGRTCITDLQLTVGGAQASGTLIGMGQSVTAVGRVIAPLLSGVAQEVSPCGPPSLGAALALVAIIVMSVSRPRCGGDGSDKLKSE
- the MFSD9 gene encoding major facilitator superfamily domain-containing protein 9 isoform X6: MELGRRRDLGSALGLAPAPAKPGQEPRPGAGAGAGAGAGAPGAVRARRFVLCLYLVGFLDLFGVSMVVPLLSLHVKSLGASPTVAGVVGSSYGILQLFSSAVVGHIWGHFHGGGDFAVSQTLAVPCFPQGCWSDVVGRRSSLLACILLSALGYLILGASTSVFLFALARVPVGIFKHTLSISRALLSDLVAEKERPLVIGRFNTASSVGFILGPMVGGYLTELDDGFYLTAFICFSVFILNAGLVWLFPWSEVKLNSTKHGLRLGKSHALLGKTDREVQEAATRRGTTVSGKPARLPWMEVVSTLRDMKSLIVSEMWDIFLVRLLMGVAVMLYYSNFVLALEERFGVRPKTTGYLISYSSALGALAGFTLGPILRLYKHNSHAVLLHSSVLTFTLLLLYSTAHTMGIVVFSSTLLSFSTAIGRTCITDLQLTVGGAQASGTLIGMGQSVTAVGRVIAPLLSGVAQEVSPCGPPSLGAALALVAIIVMSVSRPRCGGDGSDKLKSE
- the MFSD9 gene encoding major facilitator superfamily domain-containing protein 9 isoform X4, with translation MELGRRRDLGSALGLAPAPAKPGQEPRPGAGAGAGAGAGAPGAVRARRFVLCLYLVGFLDLFGVSMVVPLLSLHVKSLGASPTVAGVVGSSYGILQLFSSAVVGCWSDVVGRRSSLLACILLSALGYLILGASTSVFLFALARVPVEKERPLVIGRFNTASSVGFILGPMVGGYLTELDDGFYLTAFICFSVFILNAGLVWLFPWSEVKLNSTKHGLRLGKSHALLGKTDREVQEAATRRGTTVSGKPARLPWMEVVSTLRDMKSLIVSEMWDIFLVRLLMGVAVMLYYSNFVLALEERFGVRPKTTGYLISYSSALGALAGFTLGPILRLYKHNSHAVLLHSSVLTFTLLLLYSTAHTMGIVVFSSTLLSFSTAIGRTCITDLQLTVGGAQASGTLIGMGQSVTAVGRVIAPLLSGVAQEVSPCGPPSLGAALALVAIIVMSVSRPRCGGDGSDKLKSE
- the MFSD9 gene encoding major facilitator superfamily domain-containing protein 9 isoform X2 codes for the protein MELGRRRDLGSALGLAPAPAKPGQEPRPGAGAGAGAGAGAPGAVRARRFVLCLYLVGFLDLFGVSMVVPLLSLHVKSLGASPTVAGVVGSSYGILQLFSSAVVGCWSDVVGRRSSLLACILLSALGYLILGASTSVFLFALARVPVGIFKHTLSISRALLSDLVAEKERPLVIGRFNTASSVGFILGPMVGGYLTELDDGFYLTAFICFSVFILNAGLVWLFPWSEVKLNSTKHGLRLGKSHALLGKTDREVQEAATRRGTTVSGKPARLPWMEVVSTLRDMKSLIVSEMWDIFLVRLLMGVAVMLYYSNFVLALEERFGVRPKTTGYLISYSSALGALAGFTLGPILRLYKHNSHAVLLHSSVLTFTLLLLYSTAHTMGIVVFSSTLLSFSTAIGRTCITDLQLTVGGAQASGTLIGMGQSVTAVGRVIAPLLSGVAQEVSPCGPPSLGAALALVAIIVMSVSRPRCGGDGSDKLKSE
- the MFSD9 gene encoding major facilitator superfamily domain-containing protein 9 isoform X5 — translated: MQITMDYTHLPFDRLLVYCTMQDLFGVSMVVPLLSLHVKSLGASPTVAGVVGSSYGILQLFSSAVVGCWSDVVGRRSSLLACILLSALGYLILGASTSVFLFALARVPVGIFKHTLSISRALLSDLVAEKERPLVIGRFNTASSVGFILGPMVGGYLTELDDGFYLTAFICFSVFILNAGLVWLFPWSEVKLNSTKHGLRLGKSHALLGKTDREVQEAATRRGTTVSGKPARLPWMEVVSTLRDMKSLIVSEMWDIFLVRLLMGVAVMLYYSNFVLALEERFGVRPKTTGYLISYSSALGALAGFTLGPILRLYKHNSHAVLLHSSVLTFTLLLLYSTAHTMGIVVFSSTLLSFSTAIGRTCITDLQLTVGGAQASGTLIGMGQSVTAVGRVIAPLLSGVAQEVSPCGPPSLGAALALVAIIVMSVSRPRCGGDGSDKLKSE